Genomic DNA from Shewanella woodyi ATCC 51908:
ATATGTGGGTTGTTAAGTGTCAAGTACACGCTGGCGGCCGTGGTAAAGCAGGTGGCGTAAAAGTTACTGGCGATAAAAACGAAATCAGAGCATTTGCTGAACATTGGTTAGGTAAGAACTTAGTGACTTACCAAACAGATGAGAAAGGTCAGCCTGTTGCTAAGATTTTAGTAGAAAGCTGTACTGACATCGCTAATGAATTGTACCTAGGTGCAGTTGTTGACCGTGCTTCACGTCGCGTTGTATTTATGGCATCTACTGAAGGTGGTGTTGAGATTGAGACTGTGGCCGAAGAGACGCCAGAGCTTATTCACAAGGCTATCATTGATCCACTAGCAGGTCCTCAGCCTTATCAGGCACGCGATCTTGGCTTCAAGTTAGGTCTAAATCCTACACAGTTGAAGCAGTTCACTAAAGTCTTTATGGGCTTAGCGAAAATGTTTGAAGATCATGATTTCGCGCTACTTGAAATCAACCCGCTTGTTATCACAGATGAAGGCAACATTCACTGTCTCGATGGTAAGATTGGTATCGATGGTAATGCACTTTATCGCCAGCCAAAGATCCGTGAAATGCACGATCCATCACAAGATGATGCTCGTGAAGCCCACGCTGCTAAGTTCGAACTTAACTATGTTGCACTAGACGGAAACGTT
This window encodes:
- the sucC gene encoding ADP-forming succinate--CoA ligase subunit beta, with the protein product MNLHEYQAKSLFAEYGLPVSEGFACDTAQEAVEAAGHIGGDMWVVKCQVHAGGRGKAGGVKVTGDKNEIRAFAEHWLGKNLVTYQTDEKGQPVAKILVESCTDIANELYLGAVVDRASRRVVFMASTEGGVEIETVAEETPELIHKAIIDPLAGPQPYQARDLGFKLGLNPTQLKQFTKVFMGLAKMFEDHDFALLEINPLVITDEGNIHCLDGKIGIDGNALYRQPKIREMHDPSQDDAREAHAAKFELNYVALDGNVGCMVNGAGLAMGTMDIVNLHGGKPANFLDVGGGATKERVAEAFKIILSDDNVKAVLVNIFGGIVRCDMIAEGIIGAVKEVGVTVPVVVRLEGTNADLGREVLANSDLDIIAATSLTDAAEQVVKAAEGK